In Calonectris borealis chromosome 8, bCalBor7.hap1.2, whole genome shotgun sequence, the genomic stretch AGACCCCCGAGGTGGgccagctcccccctccccaaagcagCAGAGGGGTCCCCCGTACCTGCCAGACAGCTCCTCCCTGGCCCCATCGCCACGGAAACAGAAGGTTCTCCCCACCTTCTAGAAGatgcccgccctccctccccagccccacatcttCTCCCCACAGCAGCCACCTTCCCAGGAGAGCAACCCCACATACCTCACCCTGCTCCCAACCCCACTCCCCTTCGCCCTCCTGCAACCCCCCCAAATCAGGagcctcaaaaaaagaaacaggccaaggcgatttttttttcctcccctaataGCAAAATATATTTCGACTGCTGTAATACAGTAGATTATAAACGGCTCTTCTGCGTGACAGAACACGGTACAGGTTGCATACAGGGAACCGCTGGTGCCAGGGCCTGGGCACACAGCGGCGAGCGGCGGCTGCTGGGCCGTCCCCTGCCGCCGCGGGTGAAGGGGCAGCGATGGCTTCTCGGCCCCGGCTGCGAGCACCGGGAGGAGAGACGAGGCTGAAGTCGGCTGGCTCGGAGGTGCTGCGGGGAGCCGGTTCATAACCCCAATGCCACAGAGCGCGTGGGCTCGCTCATAGCTCACGCTGGACCGCCGTCCTTCCAGCCCATCTACACTCAGGAGGTGGGAGCTCAATCAGTTCAGTTTTCCTTTAGCGGGTGGACTGATTCACATCAACCATGCcatttcacatgaaaaaataCATCAGGATCACCCACCACAGCACGTAGCACATCTCTTACTCAGACGGCTCTCAGGGGATAGCACACAGCAGCTCAGATGCAGGACTGCTTCACCTCTGAAGGCTGGAAGCTAAATATCCCAACAGAAAGGATGTACTAGGCATGAAGACTCTGCACAGGTTCAGTCTTCCTGAGAACAAACTTATCTGCATGAAAACCCGGACACATTTCACCAtattaatactgatttttgtgATGTTATTGAGCAAGGAGCTGCAGCTGTACTGGCTGCCATTCCAAAGCTGGAGGCTTCCCACCTCAAAACTGAGGGAGTTACCATGGAAGCAAGCTGCACAATTCTTGTGTTGGAAAGAACCACAGAAAACAGTATATACTATTATTAAGAACTTGTAAAGGGCAGGTTGTGAACCTCAGCATCCGCATTATTGACCAGAACACCATACTGCTAACTCTGGCACTCACAGCCTAAGGAAACTCAAACAAACATGGTATAATTGTCACTAATTAAACACGTAATGTGCAAAAGACTTAGTATTTCCTTCTTAGTActcttgagaaaaatgaaagtaagCCCACATTcaagagcaatttaaaaaaacacgAAATTGAAAGTAATCCCAATTGTTAATGCCCTGACAGCACAGTTGCCAGCTGCCTTGATCTACAAGGCTAAAAACCTCAAGCTGTCAAAAACGAAGACTAGTTCCAACAGCTGAGCATCCCTTTCAGGTTGCCTTTTGCTTGCCAGATGCTCAAGCTCTCAGGCTTCCAACAGCGAGGACGCTAACACAGTAAATGCTGATATTCTTTATTAGGAATATGGCAGTGCCAGCTGCGAGGGGAACACCAAAACTTGGCACAAAGTGCCATGATTTGATTTCCTTTTGAGAACACTGAGACAGCAGCAAGACCTGACACAAGCATCAAGACGACAAATCAAGTCCCTAATCCATCACACCCTATTTGAGTGCAGTTACATCTGTACATAAGTGTTTTGAGCACCACAACTAAGAAGTACTGGACTGAATTTCATCCTATACTAAGGAGGTGACAAAGCTGTTTGGCCaaaaggtggtggttttttgtttgttttttttttccaaaaaggaagcTTAGCTGCTCCAGCACTTCTGTCCCTTCCTCCCACAAAAGGTACAGTGAAAGATTTAGGATTAATCAACACTGACCGAGGGTAATCCACTGCATTCTCAGGATTTTATATACTAATACTGCCAAGTTTGAGTAGATACATGAACCCCTTCCTCTCAAATTAACCCAACTGTTTCAACTAGTTTAGTAGGAGACATTTTCAGAGGAGAGCCCCCTACACAAACACTGTATCTGGCAAATTTGACCTGACACaatgtcccttctgaagagcagGATTCCTTcttacagaaaactgaaaacctgGAAGAGTTTAAGTATCGCCTAGCTTTCACGGAATTACTTTTGACTCAGGTTAGTGAAAATAGAAGCCCAAAAGACAGTCTTAAGTGGATTGGGAGACAAGTCCATCAACAGTCCCAATACTGCTGGTATCAAACACCTAGGCTGTaggtcagaaagaaaaagctgttaccAAAAAGTGCCAATAAAGAACATTTGAGTAATTCAGAAATCCCTGTGACCAAAGTTACGGTGCCTCCATCAGGTTACCCTCCCTCTCCAGTAACGGGAGCTGCAGTTCCAGTAAAACTGGAGAGAAACGTACCCAGACACTATGTAAGTTCCCTTTTGCGCTTAGCATCTGACAGAACAAGGAAACCGAAGGGACTCTGCCTAATTAATAGATACTGAAACACCACATTCACATAATGCTTCTCCCTTTAGCAGTGTGTATGGGAGGATGTCCCACCTCTTCAGAAAGAAGAGGGCAATACCTAGGAAACTGATCTTCGTCTGAAGTCCCCGCTGACGTAAGAGCAgacacaggcagaaaaaaaagcagctctgacTCCAGCCACCGCGTCAACCCTCATTTCCCACCGACAGTGTTAGAAGCTGCTACAATCCACGCCGGCACCAAGACGTGCTGGCACACTGAACTGGACGCAGCCATTTCAGATGAGAATGCGCTGTGTACCTGTGAAGTTGATTGGATTCTTACAGTTGGGTTGTATTTCAAATCTTTCACACTAAACAAAGCCTTAATAACTTGTATACCTTAAAGCACCtgccaaattaaaacaaaagctctTTTACAAGTTAATTGTGTTAAAATAATTGATTATCTggagcaagagaaaggaaaagctacAAGAAAAACTATTCCTCAAGTCACAAGGGCCTTCAGAGAACAAAAATGCTGTAAGTCAGTTGGGAACTTAATGAATACAGAGAAAACATAAACTTTCAGGGTAAAAAGTCATATAAAGACTGCACACACTGTGCCCTGCTTCTGAACCTGATTCTCCAAAGCAGCCACAAGTAAACTGACAatcccctcttcctctgcccatTTTAAAATACTAGGCAGCCAACATACATAGAATGAAGTTCAAAGCCATCCAGGAATACTTTGGCTATTTTCAGAGCAAGGAAGCAAATATCCTGTTGCTCTGCCACTTGTCCGTCTCGTAGCGGCAGACAGGATCACAAAGAATAGAAGTTTTGTAGACATCCCATTaccaaaaaagggagaaaaaaattgcaaagggaTGGCTAAGGAAGATGGACGGATGCCAGCAACGAGCTACTAGCAAATCTGACTAGACTATCTATTGTCCAGAAGAGCAGCAACTTGGGGGGACCCCTGGATGAGTAGGATTCCAGTAGATTCCACCTTCACCTCAATGTTTTACTGGCATGGAAATGGCTCAAAGTAGGGCAGCACGTAGTAGATGCTGCCTATGAAGCCTGTGGCAATCCAGGTCAACTGGTTTGCCTCagtaatgtttaaaaaattacagtttcTCCCCAACAATCAGGAGGCATAACTTCCCTTAGAAAAAGTCTGTAGTGAGTTAGGTCATTGGTCCAAGAATTGGAGGACAACTCTGATCTTCTGTGATGATGACACGGCCAGAGCATACACTTTTTACATCTTCATATGACATGACCATGAACGTGGTTTTAAGTAGTCCAGGAACGTGGGCTGCAAAAGATGAAGAGGCAGCAAGTTAGTCACAGGCCAACAGCACCAGCTGCGGTGTGGTCTGCTGAAGTCAAACTCCCCTAATGGGAAAGATCAAACCGCATTTTCACATCCTGGAACCCTCTTATCCTCATGGAACGGTGTGTGGAAGTGTAGCTACAGTCAAAACAAGCTGCTTGCCTGCCATCAGCCTTAACCCCAGTTCTGGCACATCAGCTCAATGCTGCGTCTAGTAGCATATTGTATCAGGAAGCCAGTCATTTACGATGACAAACTCTCAAGTGAGGAGAATCAAACTTAAAATAGTTTGCCTTAAGGACACCTTCGGTTAAAACTGAAATCAACTAGGCCAGCAAGAAGTTTTATGTAGAACAGAATCTGATATCAAGAAAATGAGTTCTAAGTCAGAAAGTAacaccaacaaaaccccaaactgacCATTTATAGGCAACCAATTTTCACTGCCACCCACTCTAGCCTGGGAGAGGCACAACAGGCTCAGTTTTTGTGGGCCTCCTCAAAAGGTTTCTCCTGACCTTATTGGCCAAGTGCTGCAATTCCATTCACACAGCCTGAATGGCCTAGCGTACTCTCAAGTAGTGGCTTATGTCGTcagaaatgtggggaaaaaaaccctcgtTTCAAGTAGTGAAATACCATCAGCATAGAAAGAGCACTAATGAAAGCACTTTTGTTAGAAAAAAGTTTCCTAGATTCTCTACAGTTTCTAGACTAAGTGACACCTAATGAACTTACACAGCACGCTGCCAGACAGGCTCATGCCATTTAACTTCTGCCCTGTCCCCACAGCAAGAAAGGACAAGCCACTCGCACGGTCAGTTATCCCACGGGAAAGGCCAGTCACTCACGTTTTCCATAGGGCAGTACTGGCGGGCATACCACTCCTGGCTGTAGAGGCAAATGATgacaccttggcccaggaagagGGATGTCCACATGATCACGTTCCAGATGGGCCCTTTCCGACGGTCGTTAAGGGTGAAGTTGAAGACCACTAGAAAGAGGTGAAACAATCGGCATCATTCAGAAACAAACTCAGGATTAAAGAATCAAAGACCAACTGATTTCACTGGATCTTTCCCTCCCTTCACTTCATCTCTGCAGCAACAAGGCTGCTCTGTGAGGCCAGTATAGTGCAAGAAAATCTAATTATGCTTGGCAGTAGAGCAAATGCTGTGAGTTGATTCTGACATTTACTTCCAATAAGTTTGTCAACAAGCTGGCCCAGCTTGTACGGCTCTGGGGATCAATACTGTTTGTGTTACGCTGGTGACCAAGACATGCTGGCAGAGGTGGCCTAGAGTTTATTAGAGCCCTCTACCTCATTCTAGCtcaaaacccaaaatgaaatgCAAGAGCTTTAACTTCTAAATGGGCTCTCTTCCTCACTGCAGTAGGAAAGTAATACTTGTCTTACGCGATGACTTTAAAGAGGAAGACTTCCAGCCTGCTGACATACAGCAATTCAACTAAGGCTTGGCAAAGAGGAAGCAGTGCTATTAAAATATGTACAGTGTCACATCAACAGCAGTACATCATATATagctctcttcctccccatccaTACGTTACTCATCTGACTCCCAAGCTTGCAAACCcagtgtgtgtatacatatagcTACTGGGCTACTCGGCTGCAAAAACCCATTCACAAAGTTTGGACCCACAATGGCAACTCTTGGACAGGAAACAGTTCTACTGCCTAAAGAATAACCGGCATCAGAAGAGTAAAgcatgcttgtttaaaaaaaaaagccacaaactcCACAACCCACTCATACTCTTTCCTGGGAGCTTACCTCCAAAGCACGTAAACAGGCAAAAGAGAACTGGATAGAAGTAGCCAAAGCAGATGCTCAGAACGTATTCGTGCACAGCAGCTGATACCGTGAAGACAGATAGCATAGCTGCTGCTTTGAACTTCTTACCaaaaaactggaaaagagaagaatacCAAGAATTATAAGCtattctgctgtgttttcagtttggTTGTTTCaacattgggtttttttacctgAGCTAAGAAGGCCCTCCTGCAACCAAGAGGCATACATGAAATGCCAAGTGCTTTACAGAGCACCTTGGATTTtaggtgtttttcttctttcttttctggtctCCTGCGTAAGTACTCAGGTTGAGCCCACTCATGAAGTATCTACCATAGCTCATCAAAATAGTGCAACATGAGTTCAGACTGTTGAGTCAATCCTTACATTCCTGTCTCAGACCGACATTTTGCACACATTAAGGACTTGGCAATGAGCAATGGATCTCTATAAAGCACAGTGGTTACCCACAACAGCTGAGGCAAGACATTTTTGTGCTTCTCAATGGACAGTGATGCTGCATCTTGACAAATGTACTGTCTTGCCCAGTAGTTAAATATctaatttacaaaacaaaagaatacaTCTGCTTGTTACTCACCCAAAGGAAGTCCCTGTAGGCATAGTAATAGAGCCAGTCATGTACTACCACGTTCCAGGTTCGGTAGTAGTTTGCATAGGAAGTGGAATTCCACCAGTCCTGAAAGCACATTTGAAAGACTATATATCTAATTAAGCATAAAACATTCTACAGGTCTTTTCTGGGATATCAAGTTGAAAAATATTGATCAGGATAATACCAAGCTAATATAACAAGCTGCACCATGAAATAATGCTTCCCATTGCACTTCCAACATTCTACTCTGTATATCAAAGTTTGGTTTTATCCCAAACTGCAGCAGCGGAgatgataaaagaataaaacGAGTGCTAACAGAGCTATTGCGTAGGCCCGGTGGCTGGTTCTGTTTGTGCGCAGGGTATATTACCTCAAAAACAATTCAGACTGCCAAGTAGAAATCAGATCTGTTCTACAGCACAGCAACAAGCTTAAGCCCTAATAgcataaaacaagcaaaaccctgTGGATGCTTTGTTTGGTAAAACAATCTTcagtttcctcctctttcctcttcaTTAGGGAAATGAATTTTAGAAGCTTTATAAAGCTTGTTTTATAAACTATAACTCCTGCTTCTTACCTTGTAGAACATCCTATCTGCAAAGCGCAGCATCTCGGCAAATGCGTTGAGCCAACAGTGAAGGAACGCAAAGAAAACCAGGAAGAGAATCAGTACACCTAGAAACAAGGTAGATTCAGACCGGTTTTGTAGTGTTTTCTCTCAGCTATAAGCAAGAGCATGTAACGCAGTCAAGACTGTTCTTATAGGCACTGACAGAGGAGCTTTGTGCTACCTataaaaaaaactaaaagtaTTTCAGTTTCTCACCACACAAGTCATGCTTACCCCAGAGCGCAACAGCAAGGCTACCACAGAGCCTAGAACTTGGCTTTGAAGACAGTTAAATTCAAACTCAAgcttttattttgtgctgttGACTCTAAAGTTTAACACCATAATGCTGAAGTCTGCCCACAAGACCTCTGCTGATCTTTGCCTGTCATGAATGCATCTCATACCAAGCAGTTCCGCTCCCTTCCGCCTCTTCTATAGACATAGTCACTCATGAATCCGGGTCTTACCTGGCAGAATGGAATTGAAGATGCAGAGGACCAGTCCTCGAAGATTAAAGGTTTCTTGACTACTGTTGCGAAACTGAGGAATGCAGAGTCTCACAAAGATGTAGTAGGCATAGAAAAGCGAACCAAGCacctggaacaaaaaaaaaagtctgagtcCATAAGAGAAATGCACAATTAACACATCACCACTGGACAGCTCTAGGAGAGGAACAGCAGCTGCCAACACaagtcaaaataattttatcttacATTGCTGCTAATAAACTTCCCTAAGGGTCCAGGCAGAACGAAAGCCACAGCCATCTCTGTAGCACGTTGACAGCCAGGAGCAAAATCAACTTGTCTTTTCTACAACAGCATCTGTAAGTTTCTCCTAGTCCTATCAACTCAGAAGTTATGACACAAAAGACTTGCGCCAATGCCAAAGTAAGAGAGGAAAATACCCTGTGATCTAGGTCCAAGACAAGGgcagaaataattgaaaaatacttACTGTAGTTAAATCTAATATCAAAGCTTACTTTCCTATTATCCCAAAGGAGATTTTTACAGGCCAAATCACCTCACGCCTTCTCCGACTCATGAACCCATATTCTGGAAGTTGAGGTCAAAATGCAAGTCACTGCTTTAAATACTCTGACTGCTGTAAGCCAGGTGTGTGCTTTGTCACCCTCTTTTGTCAAAGAGCAAGCAGCCAAAGGCCTTTTcatgcttcattttttctttttttttttttattgttttgctttttaaaccatGGATGCGTTGTGTGACAGTAAAAGTTTCAATCACGCAAAGCCATTACTTGGAATCGCATCCACAAGAAGTAATTGAAGCTCACGTCCCGACAAATGTAAAGATCAGGTCAACCTTGAGCTTAAATAAGCATCGAAGATTTGGACTCCAGGCCTTATTATTTCAAAATTGGTCTGAATATCTGCAGACAGGTAGCTGTGCCAGTGCATTACAATACAGCATCAGTGTAAAGAAAGAGTGCCAAGAGCACGGATATTGCGctccccacacacacatgcagccTTTGTTTTTATGGAACGGAGTCTAAAGGCTTGTTTAAgcaagggttttgtttttttttttttatttgacacaACCATTAGTGCAGCAAgatcactgtttctttttttagtcaCTAAAGTATTCTTTTCCGGTAAGCCCACACCAAGTAAACAATGATTTAATGCCAAAGGGAGAACTGTTTAGCAACACAGTTCAGATGATTTCTGAAAGTGCATTCTTCAGAAAGCTGCACTACTCACCTGTGCAAACTTGGTAGCTACGTAGCCCCATCTTATCGTGGGATTCCTAGGAAAAAGAACACATAATATCGTATCTAAATCGGACCTCAAAGGAGCAAAAACCTCCCCTCAGTTATTGACTTTACTGACctatactctgaaaaaaaaacccggGGTTTTGAATTCGAGAGTTCTTAATCTCCTGACATCCAAGAGATGTCTGCCCAAATTGCTGGTTCCTCACTTTCAACTACAGCAGGACAACTATGGCAATTCCATAAATGGAAAAGTATCTTGAGGGCAGCATTACGCAATTACGTAGGAGGCAGTAATCTGCCCAATATGCACATAAAGGACTGCTGACTCGACACTGTCAAAGCGCAACCCAGCAAAGTAGAGAAAAGTTTGGGAGGTCTCAGGTTTTAAAGGCTTCAGCCTACCTCCTCAAACTCAGGAGACAGGGCTGCTCATTAGCACCACATAAAACAACACACAGGCCTACTGCAGGAACCGTGTGTCACTAGATATTCAGTAGCAAGTTCTTCATTTGTTCCACTTCAAGCGCACTTCCCAGAGAAATAAAACCGGAACTGTAAAGTCAAAATACTATTAGCGTTAGAGTTCCATGACCTGCTCTTGCCAGGTTACTGACTTAACCACATATTTATGAAAGCTCTAACTCACAAATTGAATAGATCACATCCAGAGATGCTTAATGTTGGCTTCAGTTTTTAGACTTCCTTAATGTTCTATTAGTGTTGCTCACATTACCTGGGATAGTTGTCTCTGTAGATGAGGGTGGGAGCAAAGAGGAAGTACAGGTATTGAGAAATTCTGGGAATAGGTACTGTGCCTGGAAGAGAGGGAGATAAAAAAAGAACACACTGCAATCTTTCTGCTTACTGACAGTTCGTTTTCCCCAGTACCCTTTCACAAGGGTACAACCCTTATCACCTCAAAAAAGGTCAGTCTGGAACTGAAGGTATGGAATTTGCAGAGAATAAAACGAACTAGGCCTATCAGATGGAACTGCCCTCACAAAGCATAGTTAACACGTGAGGATGACTAACAGGTAGTGCAGTGCTAACACACAGCACTCTGTATatcacatttcctttcctcctaGGGAAGATGAAGCTGTAAGGCCTGTATCAACATGTGGGTTCACGTTCAGCTCTGGCACGCCTTGCTAAAAGAGCTTCTGTGCTTCTACAATTGCTGTCATTTCAACTAGAGCACTGAACTGGGAGGCATACAGCCTCTACACAACTTTTCCTCctaaaagcagaaataaggagTCCTGTTGAAGCAAGACTTAAGACACAGAGATGACTTAGACTTGAACAACAGTCTACCTCATTGCCTAAAACTGAATGAAAAGGTTCAGGCTGAAATTATGATGCAGAAGGCCAGCCTAGAGCCTTATCACCTGCCTCTCTAAAGTCACCTACTCAAATCCTATCTCTCCAATTCATGAGGCCAGCTCAAAGCAATGGAGGGAAAACAAGAGCTGGTTATGcactgctgccaaaaaaaaagtagGGCAAGTTACTCACTGGACTTGTCCTTTACAGAGGACAGGACTCTGGGTACATTCTCCCGGACAAATGAATGAGCCTTCATAACAAGACGAACCTGTAAGACCGAGAGAATATCAGATGTCACTTTCTCAACTTCACAGTAAAGACTGGATCAAGCATTTTAAGGCGACACCTTCAATATCTTGGTTTCTCTCCAATTTACCCCTTTTACAAGGAAAAGGCTGCTTCTTCTGCCCACAAGCCTGTTTAACTGACATGAATTTAAAACACTGCAAGGTGAAACATGCAGTAACAATCATGACTCAGGAGAGTCAAAACACATCTCATTTACACTCACAGGACTGCAGCATACACAAGGACTCTGAACCACACCAGTAAGTCACTAACCAACTAACATTAACTTAAAattgaagcaaaaaaacccctatccATTTCAATAGGCCAGTA encodes the following:
- the SOAT1 gene encoding sterol O-acyltransferase 1, which codes for MAGEDCVRKRQSGSTTMCKTPENEETQKRPEGERSFQNSSNGRVDVDRVITRKMQLIAEAEQLKPAFMKEVDSHFTEFVNSLVAKSVLLDSSSSASLFPASCSEKELHKAKTLRAPPEHGKIFTARRSLLDELFEVSHIRTIYHMFIALLIVFILSTLLVDFIDEGRLVLGFDLLVFVFGKFPVVFCTWLCMFCATVTVPYNLFLWWAQGYCSSSHRVLRSLFYGMLFTLFQTAGLGFGPTYIAVSYALPPASRFIVILEQVRLVMKAHSFVRENVPRVLSSVKDKSSTVPIPRISQYLYFLFAPTLIYRDNYPRNPTIRWGYVATKFAQVLGSLFYAYYIFVRLCIPQFRNSSQETFNLRGLVLCIFNSILPGVLILFLVFFAFLHCWLNAFAEMLRFADRMFYKDWWNSTSYANYYRTWNVVVHDWLYYYAYRDFLWFFGKKFKAAAMLSVFTVSAAVHEYVLSICFGYFYPVLFCLFTCFGVVFNFTLNDRRKGPIWNVIMWTSLFLGQGVIICLYSQEWYARQYCPMENPTFLDYLKPRSWSCHMKM